The following are from one region of the Coffea eugenioides isolate CCC68of chromosome 2, Ceug_1.0, whole genome shotgun sequence genome:
- the LOC113760421 gene encoding cell division control protein 48 homolog C, which translates to MRMGRRRQGTPGSGGKSSSSIFRKSLLRDIASCPIKNPSEDQLVSFLRSNYPRYERTKLRDFSRHVRNLLEETASNSRKTNSVINKDGDSSSESENDRSDRVQKRPRKLDRAEAKLQQMEMQHLINSSRHVGVEETGVSSVSPGSSEEEVSTSSSSSSDAIYGEEYEPEFDLMKSQLRDRYGEKGKGVGKRKGVAANVAVVEMEVVNNNSSKRNQKVDLVKEGRIEKRDWRKKGGGGENNDSDNGGAGVKGPKFKDLGGMSRVVEELKMEVIVPLYHPHLPQHLGVRPMAGILLHGPPGCGKTKLAHAIANETGVPFYKISATELVSGISGASEENIRELFSKAYRTAPSIVFIDEIDAIASKRENLQREMERRIVTQLMTCMDESYRIVKPADGNADSENSDARPGYVLVIGATNRPDAVDSALRRPGRFDREIVLGVPDEKARVEILSVLTSNLKVEGSFDLLKIARATPGFVGADLAALTNKAGNLAMKRIIDHRKDELSKENVDGEYAEEWWKHPWSLEEMEKLSITMADFEGAAKMVQPSSRREGFSAIPNVKWEDVGGLHLLRQEFDRYIVRRIKFPEEYEDFGVDLETGFLLYGPPGCGKTLIAKAVANEAGANFIHIKGPELLNKYVGESELAVRTVFSRARTCSPCILFFDEVDALTTKRGREGGWVVERLLNQLLIELDGAEQRRGVYVIGATNRPEVMDRAVLRPGRFGKLLYVPLPTADERGLILNALARKKPIDATVDLMAIGRDSSCENLSGADLSALMNEAAMAALHDKLLCENTSSDGTPWTIKDEHFKRALEKISPSVSDKQIQYYQVLSESFKAA; encoded by the exons ATGCGTATGGGAAGACGACGGCAAGGAACGCCCGGCAGCGGCGGCAAATCTTCGTCTTCAATTTTCAGAAAATCCCTGTTACGCGATATAGCATCATGCCCGATCAAAAACCCTAGCGAAGACCAGCTGGTGAGCTTCCTTCGCTCCAATTACCCCAGATACGAACGCACGAAGCTCCGGGATTTTTCTAGACACGTCCGCAACCTCCTCGAAGAAACCGCCAGCAATAGTAGGAAAACAAATTCTGTCATTAATAAGGATGGTGATAGTAGTAGTGAAAGTGAAAATGATAGGTCCGACCGGGTGCAGAAGAGGCCGAGGAAATTGGATAGGGCTGAGGCGAAATTGCAGCAAATGGAGATGCAGCATTTGATTAATAGTAGTCGGCATGTTGGGGTTGAGGAAACTGGGGTTTCTAGTGTCTCGCCGGGGTCTAGCGAAGAAGAGGTTTCAACTTCATCGTCTTCATCCTCAGATGCGATTTATGGGGAGGAATATGAGCCGGAGTTTGATTTGATGAAGTCTCAGCTGAGGGATAGGTACGGTGAGAAAGGAAAGGGGGTTGGGAAGCGAAAAGGAGTGGCCGCGAATGTTGCAGTGGTGGAAATGGAGGTGGTTAATAATAATTCTAGTAAGCGCAATCAGAAAGTTGATTTGGTGAAAGAAGGGCGAATTGAGAAGAGGGATTGGAGGAaaaaaggaggaggaggggaGAATAATGATAGTGATAATGGTGGTGCTGGTGTTAAAGGGCCAAAGTTTAAGGATTTAGGTGGGATGAGTAGAGTGGTGGAGGAGTTGAAGATGGAGGTGATTGTCCCACTGTATCATCCGCATTTGCCGCAGCATCTTGGAGTGAGGCCTATGGCTGGAATTTTGTTGCATGGACCACCAGGCTGTGGGAAGACTAAGCTGGCTCATGCTATTGCTAATGAGACTGGTGTTCCCttttataaaatttcagctACTGAATTGGTGTCTGGTATTTCAG GTGCATCAGAAGAAAACATACGGGAGCTATTCTCAAAAGCATACAGGACAGCACCTTCAATTGTATTTATTGATGAGATTGATGCCATAGcttcaaaaagagaaaatctGCAGCGTGAAATGGAACGGCGTATTGTAACACAGTTGATGACGTGCATGGATGAATCATACAGAATTGTGAAACCTGCCGATGGAAATGCAGATTCGGAAAATTCTGATGCCAGACCCGGTTATGTTTTGGTAATTGGAGCTACAAACAGGCCTGATGCTGTTGACTCTGCTTTAAGGAGGCCTGGACGGTTTGATCGAGAAATTGTTTTGGGTGTTCCAGATGAAAAGGCAAGGGTTGAGATTCTTTCAGTGCTTACAAGCAATCTTAAAGTCGAAGGTTCCTTTGATCTTCTGAAGATAGCTAGAGCTACTCCGGGGTTTGTTGGAGCCGATCTGGCGGCGCTCACCAACAAGGCTGGCAATCTTGCAATGAAGAGAATTATAGACCACAGAAAGGACGAGCTTTCCAAAGAGAATGTGGATGGTGAATATGCTGAGGAGTGGTGGAAGCACCCATGGTCACTTGAAGAAATGGAAAAGCTAAGTATCACCATGGCTGATTTTGAG GGAGCGGCTAAGATGGTCCAACCATCTTCTAGGAGAGAAGGATTTTCTGCCATTCCCAATGTGAAATGGGAGGATGTTGGAGGGCTCCATCTGTTAAGACAGGAGTTTGACCGATATATAGTTAGGCGTATAAAGTTTCCTGAAGAATATGAG gACTTTGGAGTTGATTTAGAGACAGGATTTTTGCTTTATGGTCCTCCAGGCTGTGGAAAAACGTTGATTGCTAAAGCTGTTGCTAATGAAGCTGGAGCAAATTTCATACATATCAAG GGTCCTGAGCTCCTCAATAAATATGTTGGTGAAAGTGAGTTGGCAGTACGGACTGTATTCAGTCGTGCAAGGACATGTTCTCCATGCATACTTTTCTTTGATGAG GTGGATGCATTGACAACAAAGCGTGGTAGAGAAGGGGGATGGGTTGTTGAGCGGCTTTTGAACCAG CTGTTGATAGAGCTAGATGGTGCTGAACAACGAAGGGGTGTTTACGTAATTGGGGCAACAAATAG GCCTGAAGTCATGGACAGGGCTGTCCTTCGACCTGGAAGGTTTGGAAAGCTTTTGTACGTGCCACTGCCTACTGCTGATGAACGTGGTTTAATCTTAAATGCTCTTGCAAGGAAGAAGCCCATAGATGCCACGGTTGACTTAATGGCAATTGGAAGAGACAGTTCTTGTGAAAATCTGAGTGGAGCTGACCTTTCTGCACTG ATGAATGAGGCTGCTATGGCTGCCCTTCATGACAAACTCTTGTGTGAGAACACGAGTTCGGACGGCACACCATGGACCATCAAAGATGAGCATTTTAAGCGGGCACTGGAGAAAATCTCTCCATCTGTCTCAGATAAA CAAATACAATACTACCAAGTCCTGTCTGAAAGTTTCAAAGCAGCATGA
- the LOC113762597 gene encoding DNA excision repair protein ERCC-1: protein MAEGDDGEQPPQPPNSNDQRPKFVINIPSYEEVMESSQPRTVPSSFFEPSTSFSQAFNFLKNSDFYSPPPPPPPPQPPSSAIPRQIGQSEGPSTSSTPSFSAYAPVPSRNAILVSHRQKGNPLLKHIRNVRWSFADVVCDYSLGQNACALYLSLRYHLLHPDYLYYRIRELPKNFKLRVVLCHVDVEDVVKPLLEVTKTALLHDCTLLCGWSLEECGRYLETIKVYENKPADLIQGQMDSDYLSRLNHALTTVRHVNKTDVVTLGSTFGSLSNIMDASMEDLARCPGIGERKVKRLYDTFHEPFKRVVPIRPSVPENSVHVNAEATSASENKEDDKEIEDANKKRKKESELAVKSALSVAFAKYSDRIGRKNNNSEKNETEEESIATVEANDEPMCIGKGPAGQ from the exons ATGGCAGAGGGAGACGACGGGGAACAACCACCACAGCCGCCAAATAGCAATGACCAACGGCCAAAATTCGTGATAAACATACCCTCATACGAAGAAGTGATGGAAAGCTCTCAGCCCAGAACGGTGCCGTCTTCTTTCTTCGAACCTTCTACCTCTTTCTCTCAAGCCTTCAATTTCCTCAAGAATTCGGATTTCTACTCTCCGCCGCCTCCGCCTCCGCCTCCTCAACCTCCCTCTTCCGCCATTCCGAG GCAAATTGGTCAATCTGAGGGTCCTTCAACTTCCTCAACGCCGTCGTTTTCAGCTTATGCACCTGTTCCCAGTCGAAATGCCATCCTTGTAAGCCATAGACAG AAGGGAAATCCTTTGCTGAAACATATAAGGAATGTAAGATGGTCATTTGCAGATGTCGTTTGTGACTACTCATTAGGCCAGAATGCTTGTGCACTCTATCTAAG CCTTAGGTATCATCTACTTCATCCAGACTACCTTTATTATCGGATAAGGGAATTGCCGAAGAACTTCAAGCTTCGTGTAGTTTTGTGCCATGTGGATGTT GAAGATGTTGTTAAACCTTTGCTCGAAGTCACAAAAACAGCTCTGCTTCATGATTGCACTCTTTTATGTGGTTGGAG CTTGGAAGAGTGTGGTAGGTACTTGGAGACAATAAAAGTTTATGAAAATAAACCAGCAGATCTTATTCAGGGCCAGATGGACTCAGATTATTTATCACGG CTAAATCATGCTCTGACAACAGTACGGCATGTTAACAAGACAGATGTTGTCACTCTTGGCTCTACATTTGGG TCCCTGTCTAACATTATGGACGCATCGATGGAGGATCTAGCTCGTTGCCCCGGCATAGGAGAACGCAAG GTGAAACGGCTGTATGATACTTTCCATGAGCCTTTCAAGCGTGTAGTTCCCATCCGTCCATCTGTTCCAGAAAATTCTGTCCATGTCAATGCCGAAGCAACCTCTGCAAGTGAAAATAAGGAAGATGACAAGGAAATTGAGGATGCAAataagaagaggaagaaagaatCTGAATTAGCCGTTAAATCAGCATTGTCAGTTGCTTTTGCAAAATACTCTGACAGAATTGGTAGAAAGAACAATAACtcagaaaaaaatgaaacagaagAGGAAAGTATTGCTACCGTGGAAGCAAATGACGAACCAATGTGTATCGGCAAGGGGCCTGCAGGTCAATAG